One genomic window of Gracilinema caldarium DSM 7334 includes the following:
- a CDS encoding Uma2 family endonuclease, translating to MGSEYIPGTNPVKGKPHYTYKDYKTWGEDVRCELWYGEPVMMSPAPRRRHQKLLLELALQIKNFLQGKPYQVYLAPLDVFLPEADESLDECDLVVQPDLMVVCDQHKLIDEGIRGAPDFIIEILSPSTAMRDQSDKKLIYEAKGVREYWVANPDTLEVFRYVLKDGRYGLARPALLTDWRR from the coding sequence ATGGGATCAGAATATATTCCGGGAACAAATCCGGTAAAGGGAAAGCCCCACTATACCTACAAGGATTATAAAACCTGGGGTGAGGATGTCCGCTGTGAACTTTGGTATGGGGAGCCCGTGATGATGAGCCCCGCACCCCGCAGGCGGCATCAGAAACTGCTTCTTGAGTTAGCTTTACAAATTAAAAATTTTCTCCAAGGCAAGCCCTACCAGGTTTATTTGGCCCCCTTGGATGTATTCCTTCCAGAGGCCGATGAGTCCCTTGATGAGTGTGATCTGGTGGTCCAGCCGGACCTTATGGTGGTCTGTGATCAGCATAAATTGATTGATGAAGGGATCCGGGGAGCGCCGGACTTTATTATAGAAATTTTGTCCCCCTCTACGGCTATGCGGGACCAGAGCGATAAGAAACTCATTTATGAAGCCAAGGGTGTCCGGGAGTACTGGGTAGCCAATCCGGATACTCTGGAGGTATTTCGCTATGTCCTGAAAGACGGCCGCTATGGCCTTGCCCGACCCGCCCTGCTCACCGACTGGAGACGATAG
- a CDS encoding glycoside hydrolase family 3 N-terminal domain-containing protein has protein sequence MNTFSAQKRGQIETLISNMSLEEKIGLMIHRAKGIPRLGIPDYNWWNEALHGVANNGEATVFPQAIALGATFDEDLVHRVAEAISIEARAKFNAVGKEKAEQYHRGLTFWAPNINIFRDPRWGRGQETYGEDPVLTSRLGTAYVRGLQGSDPYYLRAAACAKHFAVHSGPEGLRHTFNAEVSQKDLEETYLPAFKALVKSGVESVMGAYNRVNGEPACGSTYLLKQKLREEWQFQGHVVSDCWAICDFHKNHKVTNDILESIALALRSGCDLNCGDAYNYLAEAVLKGYVTEDDINRAVVRLLITLDKLGLIHDDGPYQGITIHQIDWKKHDSLALEAAEKSIVLLKNNGVLPLKKDKISYIYVTGPNATNSDALLGNYAGVSSRLLTVLEAIVEEAGPEITVTYKKGCPLAERRVNPNDWASGVTKYADVTIAVMGRDTSVEGEEGDAILSSTYGDFEDLNLNDEQLSYLHKLKESGKPLIVVLMGGAPICSPELHEIADAILVAWYPGQAGGTAVSNIVFGKTNPSGKLPVTFPKSVRQLPEFENYSMQGRTYRYMTEEPLYPFGFGLSYTKMEFKHVTGRWKSPEKDELIVSTELYNQGTIDGEEVVQLYYHWKDAPFAVPNWSLIDFKRVLVAAGASCICEFKIPLEKLQCIDPSGKGVIPTGTLQFYVGFHAPVACSHLYEDSEKSFIEIERKI, from the coding sequence ATGAATACATTCTCAGCTCAAAAAAGAGGACAAATAGAAACACTTATTTCTAACATGAGTCTGGAAGAAAAAATCGGCTTAATGATACATAGAGCCAAGGGTATACCAAGGCTGGGGATACCTGATTATAACTGGTGGAATGAAGCCCTTCATGGTGTAGCCAATAATGGTGAAGCAACAGTATTCCCTCAGGCTATAGCCCTCGGAGCTACCTTCGATGAAGACTTAGTTCATCGAGTTGCAGAAGCAATTTCTATCGAAGCCCGTGCTAAGTTCAATGCGGTTGGAAAGGAAAAGGCAGAGCAATATCACCGGGGTCTTACATTTTGGGCTCCCAATATCAATATTTTTCGAGATCCCCGGTGGGGCAGGGGACAGGAAACCTATGGGGAAGACCCGGTACTGACGAGTCGTCTGGGTACCGCATATGTTCGCGGTTTACAGGGTTCAGATCCTTATTATTTAAGAGCAGCAGCCTGTGCCAAGCATTTTGCAGTTCATTCCGGACCGGAAGGACTCAGACATACCTTTAATGCAGAGGTCAGCCAGAAGGATCTGGAAGAAACCTATTTGCCAGCCTTTAAAGCACTGGTTAAGTCTGGTGTTGAAAGTGTTATGGGCGCTTATAATCGGGTTAATGGAGAACCAGCCTGTGGCAGTACCTATTTATTGAAGCAAAAATTACGGGAAGAGTGGCAGTTTCAAGGTCATGTTGTTTCCGATTGCTGGGCTATTTGTGATTTTCATAAGAATCATAAGGTCACCAATGATATCCTTGAATCCATTGCTTTGGCCTTGCGTTCCGGATGTGACTTGAATTGTGGTGATGCCTATAATTACCTCGCTGAAGCGGTACTTAAGGGGTATGTTACCGAAGATGATATTAACCGTGCGGTGGTCCGGCTGTTAATCACACTGGATAAACTTGGTCTGATTCACGATGATGGACCTTATCAAGGCATTACGATACATCAAATTGACTGGAAAAAACATGACAGCCTAGCCCTTGAAGCTGCCGAAAAATCTATAGTGCTCCTGAAAAATAATGGAGTACTTCCGCTTAAGAAGGATAAAATTTCGTATATCTATGTAACGGGTCCTAATGCTACCAATAGTGATGCGCTGCTCGGAAATTATGCTGGTGTTTCTTCGAGATTACTGACTGTACTCGAAGCGATTGTAGAAGAAGCAGGTCCTGAAATCACTGTTACCTATAAGAAAGGATGTCCTCTGGCAGAACGGAGGGTAAATCCGAATGATTGGGCCAGTGGGGTAACAAAATATGCCGATGTTACCATTGCTGTTATGGGTCGGGATACTAGTGTAGAAGGAGAAGAGGGTGATGCAATTCTCTCTTCAACCTATGGTGACTTTGAAGATCTGAATTTAAATGATGAGCAATTAAGTTATCTGCATAAATTAAAAGAATCAGGAAAACCTTTAATTGTCGTTCTTATGGGAGGTGCTCCAATCTGTTCGCCAGAATTGCACGAAATTGCTGATGCAATTCTTGTAGCATGGTATCCTGGACAGGCTGGAGGCACTGCGGTCTCCAACATAGTATTTGGAAAGACAAATCCTTCTGGTAAATTACCTGTTACATTCCCCAAATCGGTGCGGCAGCTTCCTGAATTTGAAAATTATTCGATGCAGGGAAGAACCTATCGGTATATGACTGAAGAACCTCTGTACCCCTTTGGATTTGGGCTATCGTATACAAAGATGGAATTTAAACATGTCACGGGTAGATGGAAGTCACCTGAGAAGGATGAGCTAATAGTTTCTACAGAGCTCTATAATCAAGGGACGATTGATGGAGAAGAGGTTGTCCAATTGTATTATCATTGGAAAGATGCACCGTTTGCGGTCCCCAATTGGAGTCTTATCGATTTTAAACGTGTCCTTGTTGCTGCGGGGGCGTCATGTATATGTGAATTTAAAATACCTCTTGAAAAGCTGCAGTGCATAGATCCATCTGGAAAAGGGGTAATTCCGACTGGAACTCTACAATTTTATGTTGGCTTTCATGCCCCTGTTGCCTGTTCTCATCTGTATGAGGATTCAGAGAAATCTTTTATTGAAATAGAACGGAAGATATAA
- a CDS encoding Zn-ribbon domain-containing OB-fold protein: protein MFIDFSQYEVKAPKIKAYKCQACGAIYYPAPKVCSQCHARRDPVTGKGWETFDLEGLCTLLTWTRAWNLPEGYTKKYLLFGIVQFENGLRASGRLEVENPVIGMKLNATVIESDERPGKPVKVFVFK from the coding sequence ATGTTTATCGATTTTAGCCAATATGAAGTGAAGGCCCCCAAGATTAAGGCTTATAAATGCCAGGCCTGCGGGGCTATTTATTATCCGGCACCCAAGGTGTGTTCCCAATGTCATGCCCGGCGGGATCCCGTAACCGGCAAGGGGTGGGAAACCTTTGATCTCGAAGGTCTCTGCACCCTGCTCACCTGGACCCGGGCGTGGAATTTGCCCGAAGGGTATACCAAAAAGTATCTGCTCTTTGGTATAGTCCAGTTCGAAAACGGACTCAGGGCATCGGGGCGGCTCGAGGTGGAAAACCCGGTCATCGGGATGAAGCTGAATGCTACGGTTATCGAGTCCGATGAACGGCCGGGAAAGCCGGTCAAGGTATTTGTGTTTAAGTAG
- a CDS encoding GntR family transcriptional regulator produces MATGRTGHNLSAEVYETLSERIRTWLYPPGHRFTEEELCTEFGVSRSPIREALNMLVEAGLVDKAERKGYRVRRIDLQELQDLYDTRLVLELAVIERLCKEGIDPKLLKQLRKRWTELLEALPAMAHEAALEDEHFHQALAAEAGNRVMQRILKDIDRSIHFVRLSDITDPERLQKTCQYHLEILDALERCDMERARDLIRENILWGKEKVFHALKEALVRSYGMV; encoded by the coding sequence ATGGCAACAGGGCGGACGGGACATAATTTGAGTGCGGAAGTTTATGAAACTTTATCTGAACGCATTCGTACCTGGCTCTATCCGCCCGGCCATAGATTTACCGAAGAAGAACTTTGTACCGAATTCGGTGTCAGTCGCAGTCCCATCCGAGAAGCCCTGAATATGCTGGTAGAGGCAGGGCTTGTGGATAAGGCCGAACGTAAGGGCTACCGGGTACGCCGAATCGATCTGCAGGAACTTCAGGATCTTTACGATACCCGGCTTGTACTGGAATTGGCAGTGATTGAACGGCTTTGCAAAGAAGGAATTGATCCAAAGCTGCTGAAACAGCTCCGAAAACGCTGGACAGAACTATTGGAAGCCCTGCCGGCCATGGCCCATGAGGCAGCTCTGGAGGATGAACATTTCCATCAAGCCCTGGCTGCAGAAGCCGGAAATAGGGTGATGCAACGGATCCTGAAAGATATTGATCGGAGCATCCATTTTGTCCGGCTCTCTGACATAACCGATCCGGAACGTCTGCAGAAAACCTGCCAGTATCATCTGGAAATTCTGGATGCCCTGGAACGCTGTGATATGGAAAGGGCCCGGGACCTGATCCGGGAAAATATATTATGGGGCAAAGAAAAGGTGTTCCATGCCCTCAAAGAAGCCCTGGTGCGGTCCTATGGTATGGTTTAG
- a CDS encoding GntR family transcriptional regulator — translation MMKTMVKNTGLSISENVYHTLRKNIVNLTFKPGQVLNLREITEKLEVSRTPVREALIRLEREGLIDIIPQVGTSISRIDLQRVEEEQFIRTSLEEKALALCLEKDQKFLLIELEKALLHQETCLKEPDALAFLDWDDEFHRSIFHFANKNLSWNLIENNSSHYRRIRIMTLWNKDLRISVFEQHQEIFNFLKKGDKSLVFSLIHDHFSRLSKQEQELLDAYPNYFRKPVHTEDPLITNYIQRR, via the coding sequence ATGATGAAAACCATGGTTAAAAATACGGGACTTTCCATCAGTGAAAATGTGTATCATACTTTAAGGAAAAACATCGTAAACCTGACATTTAAACCAGGCCAGGTGCTTAATCTGCGGGAAATAACGGAAAAACTGGAAGTCAGCAGGACCCCTGTCCGTGAAGCCCTCATCCGTCTTGAACGGGAAGGCCTTATTGATATTATCCCGCAGGTAGGAACCAGTATTTCCAGGATAGACTTGCAGCGGGTCGAAGAAGAACAGTTCATTCGTACAAGTCTGGAAGAAAAAGCTTTAGCCTTATGCCTGGAAAAGGATCAGAAGTTTTTATTGATAGAGCTTGAAAAAGCCCTGCTACATCAAGAAACGTGCCTAAAAGAGCCTGATGCTCTTGCATTTCTCGATTGGGACGATGAGTTTCATAGAAGTATTTTTCATTTTGCTAATAAAAATTTAAGCTGGAATCTTATAGAGAATAACTCCAGTCATTACCGAAGAATTCGCATCATGACGTTGTGGAATAAAGACCTGCGTATTTCGGTATTTGAACAACATCAGGAAATATTCAACTTTCTAAAAAAGGGGGATAAATCCCTTGTCTTCTCTTTGATACATGATCATTTTTCCCGTCTTTCAAAACAGGAACAAGAATTACTCGATGCATATCCTAATTATTTTAGAAAACCGGTGCATACAGAGGATCCGCTTATAACCAATTATATACAACGCAGGTAA
- a CDS encoding FAD binding domain-containing protein, translating into MLHQFTYAAPRSTSEPLSILDDQAEKAKILAGGTDLLVNIHNRVMKPQLVVDIKKVAGYEGISYSPTEGLIFRPTVTINDILRDPSVRDHYPLLQDCGHDLASYQVRNRAPIMGNVVNASPCSDMAPALLCLGAQARIASSKGTREVPFKEFFTGVKKTVLSPTEVLEAIVIPAASAGGRGAYRKLKRINGHDLGIIGVAVYIKGDVLRIAVSSAAPTPVVTLDLPASIPIEDAVVAARNIINPISDVRCSKEYREFMVEVFVKRLLQEIRK; encoded by the coding sequence ATGTTACATCAATTTACATATGCCGCGCCTCGTTCAACGTCAGAACCCTTAAGTATTCTGGATGATCAGGCGGAGAAGGCGAAAATTCTTGCGGGGGGTACCGATTTACTGGTGAACATCCACAATAGGGTGATGAAACCCCAGCTTGTGGTGGATATCAAAAAAGTCGCTGGTTATGAAGGAATCAGCTACAGCCCGACAGAGGGCCTTATATTCCGGCCTACGGTAACCATCAATGACATACTTCGAGACCCATCGGTGCGGGATCACTATCCGCTTCTGCAGGATTGCGGCCATGATCTGGCCAGTTACCAGGTACGGAACCGGGCACCTATTATGGGAAATGTGGTGAATGCATCTCCCTGTTCGGACATGGCTCCGGCTCTACTCTGTCTGGGAGCCCAGGCGCGCATTGCTTCCAGCAAGGGTACAAGGGAAGTACCCTTTAAGGAGTTTTTTACCGGTGTTAAAAAGACTGTCCTGAGTCCGACGGAGGTTCTGGAAGCTATCGTAATTCCCGCCGCGTCAGCGGGCGGTCGGGGAGCCTATAGGAAACTGAAACGAATCAACGGCCACGATCTGGGTATTATCGGAGTGGCGGTCTATATAAAGGGCGATGTGCTCCGTATCGCGGTGAGTTCTGCCGCTCCCACACCGGTGGTAACCCTCGATTTACCGGCCTCAATTCCCATAGAAGATGCGGTTGTCGCGGCACGGAATATCATCAATCCTATAAGCGATGTCCGGTGCAGCAAGGAGTATCGGGAATTTATGGTAGAAGTCTTTGTAAAACGGCTCCTCCAGGAGATACGGAAATGA
- a CDS encoding ATP-binding cassette domain-containing protein — MAFVGPSGSGKSTLMQLVLGLRRPQRGHILLDGRDLSKLDMRTFRTFVSIVSSR, encoded by the coding sequence GTGGCCTTTGTGGGTCCTAGCGGTTCCGGTAAATCGACCCTGATGCAGTTAGTTTTGGGTCTCAGACGCCCCCAGCGGGGCCACATTCTGCTGGATGGGAGGGACCTTTCTAAATTAGATATGCGAACCTTCCGAACCTTTGTTTCTATCGTCTCCAGTCGGTGA
- a CDS encoding SDR family oxidoreductase, giving the protein MNWLQNKVIVITGGGGVLCSTIAKGLAQRGAKIALLNRTFEKAEKVAYEIIANGGEALAVACDVLSKEACIQAKEKVNSVFGPCDMLINGAGGNDPRGSTARETWEPGDIDPEGEPKDGSFLSLDPDGIEAVFKLNFMGTVIPTQVFIPDMLNREGSSIINISSMGAFAPMTKGFAYCAAKAAVNNITQWLAVHYAPAQIRVNAIAPGFFSTEQNKHLLWNIDGSPTKRTEQIIAHTPMKRLGKPEDLVGIAAWLCDYSASGFVTGAVIPVDGGFMAYSGV; this is encoded by the coding sequence ATGAATTGGCTTCAGAATAAGGTAATCGTCATTACTGGTGGCGGCGGTGTATTGTGCAGTACTATTGCAAAAGGCTTAGCTCAAAGGGGAGCCAAAATAGCGCTTTTAAATCGTACCTTTGAAAAAGCTGAAAAGGTTGCCTATGAGATTATAGCTAACGGTGGCGAAGCCCTGGCAGTAGCCTGTGATGTACTTTCAAAAGAGGCCTGTATTCAGGCTAAAGAAAAGGTAAACTCCGTATTTGGTCCCTGCGACATGTTAATAAATGGAGCGGGAGGTAATGATCCCAGAGGCAGTACTGCACGGGAAACCTGGGAGCCGGGGGATATAGACCCTGAAGGAGAACCGAAAGATGGCAGTTTCTTGAGTTTAGATCCTGATGGTATAGAAGCAGTATTTAAACTTAATTTTATGGGAACCGTTATTCCTACCCAAGTTTTTATACCAGATATGCTCAACAGAGAAGGAAGCAGTATTATCAATATTTCATCAATGGGTGCATTCGCTCCCATGACAAAGGGGTTTGCCTATTGCGCTGCAAAGGCAGCAGTTAACAATATTACCCAATGGCTTGCAGTTCACTATGCCCCGGCACAGATCAGGGTTAATGCCATTGCACCGGGTTTCTTTTCCACCGAACAGAATAAGCATCTGCTATGGAACATCGATGGGAGTCCCACAAAACGGACCGAACAGATCATTGCCCATACACCCATGAAGCGGCTTGGGAAACCGGAAGACCTGGTGGGCATTGCTGCCTGGCTCTGTGATTATAGTGCTTCCGGTTTTGTCACTGGGGCTGTTATCCCTGTAGATGGCGGCTTTATGGCTTACTCGGGAGTGTGA
- a CDS encoding FdrA family protein, protein MFLSKELKERSDVTDATVTMGTPINLNLLKEQGYSLDTLKDVTPADLVIALDCASEKIFAEALTAVDEMLAGKKKSSSGSPTGSGLPHTKTLDSALDTLLDANLAIISVPGMYAPREVKKALNKGLHVMLFSDNVSLEDEIALKKLAREKGLLVMGPDCGTTIINGKPICFANMADRGLVGIVAAAGTGLQKVSCLINRFGSGVSQGIGTGGRDLKNAQVGGTTMLMGIEALGADPETKAILIVSKPPAPEVASKVVQALEKTGKPSVVHFIGLKSDIPARPSIHFAANLEEASRWAVALAKGEQIDVQSRREWPFDQSRAEIEALVERETRRMSKTQKYIRGYYTGGTLTDEAWILLRGLTGAVYSNNQTDPAFVLPDPIKKRRKPLKNGAGTCWLLLL, encoded by the coding sequence ATGTTTTTAAGTAAAGAGTTGAAAGAGCGATCCGATGTTACAGATGCCACCGTGACCATGGGTACTCCCATAAATCTCAATTTGCTTAAAGAGCAGGGTTACAGCCTGGATACTCTTAAGGATGTTACCCCAGCGGATCTCGTTATTGCTTTGGACTGTGCTTCTGAGAAAATCTTTGCAGAAGCCCTAACAGCGGTGGATGAAATGCTGGCGGGCAAAAAGAAATCCAGTTCGGGAAGCCCAACTGGTTCTGGACTGCCCCATACGAAAACCCTAGACAGCGCCCTCGACACCTTGCTCGATGCAAACCTTGCAATTATTTCAGTTCCCGGCATGTATGCCCCCCGGGAAGTGAAAAAGGCCTTGAATAAGGGCCTTCATGTTATGCTCTTTTCTGATAATGTTTCATTGGAAGATGAAATAGCCCTGAAAAAATTGGCCCGTGAAAAGGGTCTGCTTGTCATGGGCCCAGACTGCGGGACTACCATCATTAATGGGAAACCCATCTGTTTTGCCAATATGGCAGATCGGGGCCTAGTGGGTATCGTCGCTGCGGCTGGAACGGGGCTCCAGAAAGTTTCCTGTCTTATTAACCGCTTCGGCAGCGGAGTAAGCCAGGGCATCGGGACCGGCGGCCGGGATTTGAAAAATGCCCAGGTTGGCGGAACCACCATGCTGATGGGTATCGAAGCCCTTGGGGCAGATCCGGAAACAAAGGCGATCCTGATTGTCTCCAAACCTCCAGCTCCAGAAGTGGCTTCCAAAGTGGTACAGGCCCTGGAAAAAACCGGGAAACCCTCGGTAGTTCACTTTATCGGTCTAAAGTCAGATATTCCTGCGAGACCCTCCATACATTTTGCTGCAAATCTGGAAGAAGCCTCCCGTTGGGCCGTGGCGCTGGCCAAGGGAGAACAGATTGATGTACAGAGCCGGCGGGAATGGCCCTTTGATCAATCCAGGGCAGAAATAGAAGCTCTGGTAGAACGGGAAACCCGCCGTATGTCTAAAACGCAAAAATATATCCGAGGCTATTATACAGGCGGAACCCTCACCGACGAAGCCTGGATACTGCTCCGTGGGCTCACCGGGGCAGTCTATTCTAATAATCAAACCGACCCTGCCTTTGTACTGCCGGATCCAATAAAAAAGCGAAGGAAGCCGTTGAAAAACGGGGCGGGTACCTGTTGGTTATTGCTTCTGTGA
- a CDS encoding thiolase C-terminal domain-containing protein — protein MANLHSTSGAILFYTPGKDIASLDMDFLVHEGAIVDLSDVCGDYDVYTLKMVEERVEVKEGDILIIHTGYHHYGWDQPTGDEIRYMIKHPGPDLEFAEWAKKKKLRWIGVDCGSADHPMNTKIREWMSRQAKECDAHSQKKYGKTLEEFFSDDKYQLAVKNHENGAKNKYAHIQAPVSIEAIADGPEADVGPKDISFAELHDAFSILELAISEEVGFFERGKSYLAVRKGETKIDGRLPINTSGGLKSKGHPVGATGVSQVVELVRQLRGEAEPGR, from the coding sequence ATGGCCAACCTACATTCCACTTCAGGTGCAATACTTTTTTATACCCCTGGTAAGGATATTGCCAGTCTTGATATGGACTTTCTGGTCCATGAAGGAGCGATCGTCGATCTATCCGATGTATGCGGTGATTATGATGTGTACACTTTAAAAATGGTAGAAGAACGGGTGGAAGTAAAAGAGGGGGACATCCTCATTATCCATACCGGGTATCATCACTACGGCTGGGATCAGCCTACGGGAGATGAAATCCGTTACATGATTAAACACCCCGGACCGGACCTGGAATTTGCCGAATGGGCAAAGAAAAAGAAGCTTCGCTGGATCGGTGTGGATTGCGGCAGTGCGGACCATCCCATGAACACCAAAATCCGGGAATGGATGTCCCGGCAGGCGAAGGAATGTGATGCCCATTCCCAGAAAAAGTACGGCAAGACCCTCGAAGAGTTCTTCAGCGATGATAAATATCAACTTGCAGTGAAAAACCATGAAAATGGGGCAAAAAATAAGTATGCCCATATCCAGGCACCGGTCAGTATCGAAGCCATAGCCGATGGTCCAGAGGCCGATGTGGGTCCAAAGGATATTTCCTTTGCAGAACTCCATGACGCATTCTCCATTCTGGAACTGGCGATCAGCGAAGAAGTTGGGTTCTTTGAGCGGGGCAAAAGTTATCTGGCCGTTCGTAAGGGGGAAACCAAAATTGATGGACGGCTCCCCATCAATACATCGGGTGGCTTAAAATCCAAGGGCCATCCCGTAGGTGCTACCGGTGTGTCCCAGGTCGTAGAACTGGTCCGCCAACTCCGGGGCGAAGCTGAACCCGGCCGGTAG
- a CDS encoding DUF1116 domain-containing protein translates to MVIASVTGTPGDFQGFEAQVAQLRSAGVIVMPSNYQASLLALKIMEKVTGTTTGALGSKPQGAAVQPKADAQASGAETAAQAASAGASDSASLNLVGPKRILSLFTQGLKFINLGLESFAKNLAACETPIVHMDWVPPAGGKPELIQVLDRLENRATVDIEKANAEAVERILSGKPIIKGIGTALETIPGMKPNLFLHAGPPVTWEKMCGPMRGAVIGGLLYEGLVKTEEEVLALAESGKIEFSPCQDHAAVGPMAGIVTPRMSVWIIEKETFGNQAYATLNEGLGKVLRYGAYSQEVLDRLRWMEQELAPILQRAIEHHGHVDMRSLIIKALQMGDEGHKRNRAGTSLIIRELAPRLVMLDEKKEALSRVLSFMHQNDHFFLNLTMPSAKSVLMPAEEVPGSTVITAQGRNGTEFVIQVAGLKGRWFTGHAGIVKGLYLPGFGSDDAAPDIGDSVITETSVIGGVAMAAAPAIVKFVGGTPEDALRFTREYKIPIRDFRGTPTVIDVRRVVEKGILPVINTGIAHKKNGIGMVGAGLVKPPVNCCQDALKALAKIYTT, encoded by the coding sequence TTGGTTATTGCTTCTGTGACAGGGACTCCGGGGGATTTCCAGGGCTTCGAAGCCCAGGTTGCTCAATTGCGCAGTGCCGGGGTCATTGTGATGCCCTCCAACTATCAGGCATCGCTGCTCGCCCTGAAGATTATGGAAAAAGTGACGGGCACCACCACAGGTGCTTTGGGATCGAAGCCTCAAGGAGCGGCTGTCCAGCCCAAGGCTGATGCTCAGGCTTCCGGCGCTGAAACAGCGGCCCAGGCGGCCAGTGCCGGTGCATCCGATTCAGCTTCATTAAACCTGGTTGGTCCCAAACGGATCCTCTCCCTCTTTACCCAGGGACTTAAGTTCATCAATCTGGGTCTTGAATCCTTTGCCAAGAATCTCGCGGCCTGCGAAACACCGATTGTTCATATGGACTGGGTACCTCCTGCGGGCGGAAAGCCTGAACTGATACAGGTCTTAGACAGGTTGGAAAACCGCGCTACAGTAGATATCGAAAAGGCCAATGCAGAAGCGGTGGAGCGAATCCTTTCGGGGAAACCAATTATTAAGGGTATCGGTACCGCTCTGGAAACTATCCCCGGGATGAAGCCAAACCTGTTCCTCCATGCGGGGCCGCCGGTTACCTGGGAAAAAATGTGCGGACCCATGCGGGGGGCTGTTATCGGAGGACTTCTCTACGAAGGTTTGGTTAAAACCGAAGAGGAAGTTCTGGCTCTGGCTGAATCGGGAAAGATTGAATTTTCTCCCTGTCAGGATCATGCGGCGGTGGGGCCCATGGCGGGGATTGTTACACCGCGGATGTCCGTCTGGATTATCGAAAAAGAAACCTTTGGTAACCAGGCCTATGCAACCCTGAATGAAGGTCTCGGCAAGGTGCTGCGCTATGGGGCCTATTCCCAGGAAGTGCTAGACCGACTCCGCTGGATGGAACAGGAACTGGCTCCGATTTTGCAAAGGGCAATCGAACATCATGGTCATGTCGATATGCGGAGTCTCATTATCAAGGCCTTACAGATGGGCGATGAGGGCCACAAACGGAACCGGGCAGGAACATCCCTCATAATCCGTGAACTGGCACCCCGTCTTGTGATGCTGGATGAAAAGAAAGAAGCCCTTTCCCGGGTCTTAAGCTTTATGCATCAGAATGATCATTTCTTCCTGAACCTTACCATGCCGTCGGCCAAATCGGTTTTAATGCCCGCGGAGGAGGTCCCCGGCAGTACGGTGATCACCGCCCAGGGGCGGAACGGTACCGAATTCGTTATTCAGGTTGCAGGACTTAAAGGCCGCTGGTTTACCGGCCATGCGGGTATCGTCAAGGGCCTCTATCTCCCCGGCTTTGGTTCCGATGATGCGGCCCCTGATATTGGCGACTCGGTTATTACCGAAACTAGCGTTATTGGTGGGGTTGCCATGGCGGCAGCGCCGGCGATTGTCAAATTTGTCGGCGGAACCCCGGAAGATGCACTCCGATTTACCCGGGAATACAAGATCCCGATCCGCGATTTCCGGGGTACTCCAACAGTCATTGATGTGCGAAGGGTCGTCGAGAAGGGTATTTTACCGGTGATCAATACCGGGATTGCCCATAAAAAAAACGGTATCGGTATGGTTGGCGCAGGCCTCGTAAAGCCGCCGGTCAACTGTTGCCAGGATGCTCTGAAAGCCCTGGCAAAGATCTATACCACGTAA